In one window of Candidatus Krumholzibacteriota bacterium DNA:
- a CDS encoding efflux RND transporter permease subunit produces MNLAEFSLKRPVTTMMFFLCFVVVGAICARLLPLEYFPDVDAPFIYVDIPYPGSTPEEIERQITRPAEEVLATISGYKRMRSWSRENGAGIQFDFNWGINANLKALEAKEKLEGIRTLFPDDLERFHIFKFSTSDMHILQLRISSNRELSNAFDMLNRNVKRRIERIAGVSKVDLYGVSRREIRIQLLADRVIEHRIDLARLTETLRRENFLVTAGKITDNGRRFVLRPVGELKTVEEIGSIVVGEHNLHLRDIAEIAYDHPDLTYGRHLNRKYAVGVDIFKESGANLVDVADRVIEEIDRIRGLPEMDGIAIYYMDNMSEGVQSSLREVLKAGLLGGALAIVLLYLFLRRLATTLIVALAVPLSLLITLSFMYFLGLSLNILSMMGLMLAVGMLVDNAVVVTESIHRHQIMHEQPRKAILRGVNEVSLAITAGTATTAIVFLPNIVSDNNDIAIYLKHIAFSICIALGVSLILAQTIVPLLASRLKPPAGRPKRTVIDGLIDRYHRVLGWSLDHHKASVGIILLVLVSVAAPMALVKNEFFADPEDRRLRLRYNINDSYTVEKVEAAVDVYEEYLFDHEDEFEIESIYSYYQGNYAMSTINLRKGDAARKSIEEIKEAIRDSLPKMAIANPSFERMDEGRGNTVRLQLTGKSSEQLVEISRDIAWTLSQVTGFSDVRSDAETGEREVQVVVDRDRARQYGVSAREVATVVSAAMRGINLRRFRNETGEVEMRLMFQDTDRQSLDQLRNVPMILENGQPISIGTLADFRLARGPRTIYRENRTTSLGVTAHVDGITTGDARDLVRQIMGNYTLPSGYTWNFGEQFDYEREAMNTMLVNMLLALALIYFVMAALFESLLFPAAIWTQIIFAVIGVYWFFLITGTVMSLMGMIGILILIGVVVNNGIVLVDHINRLRASGLPRNEAILQAGRDRLRPILMTAGTTVLSLVPLCVVRTQIGGDGPPYFPMARAIVGGLTFSTAITLLILPTIYVLLDDLRDWSERVRSMAR; encoded by the coding sequence ATGAACCTCGCCGAGTTCTCGCTCAAACGCCCCGTGACGACGATGATGTTCTTTCTCTGCTTCGTCGTCGTCGGCGCGATCTGCGCGCGACTGCTCCCCCTCGAGTATTTTCCCGACGTGGACGCCCCCTTCATCTACGTCGACATCCCCTACCCGGGGTCGACGCCGGAGGAGATCGAGCGGCAGATCACCCGCCCCGCGGAGGAGGTCCTCGCGACGATCAGCGGGTACAAGCGGATGCGTTCGTGGTCTCGCGAGAACGGCGCGGGAATCCAGTTCGACTTCAACTGGGGCATCAACGCCAACCTGAAGGCCCTCGAGGCGAAGGAGAAGCTCGAGGGCATCCGGACACTCTTCCCGGACGATCTCGAGCGCTTCCACATCTTCAAGTTCTCGACGAGCGACATGCACATCCTCCAGTTGCGCATCTCGAGCAACCGCGAGCTCTCGAACGCGTTCGACATGCTCAACCGGAACGTCAAGCGGCGCATCGAACGGATCGCCGGCGTCTCCAAGGTGGACCTCTACGGCGTATCGCGGCGGGAGATCCGCATCCAGCTTCTCGCCGACCGCGTGATCGAACACCGTATCGACCTCGCCAGACTCACCGAGACGCTGCGGCGGGAGAACTTCCTCGTGACGGCCGGCAAGATCACCGACAACGGCCGTCGATTCGTTCTGCGCCCCGTCGGCGAGCTGAAGACGGTCGAGGAGATCGGCTCGATCGTCGTCGGCGAGCACAACCTGCATCTCCGCGACATCGCCGAGATCGCCTACGACCACCCCGACCTCACCTACGGCAGGCACCTGAACCGCAAGTACGCCGTCGGCGTCGACATCTTCAAGGAATCGGGGGCGAACCTCGTCGACGTGGCCGACCGCGTGATCGAGGAGATCGACCGGATCCGCGGCCTTCCCGAGATGGACGGAATCGCCATCTACTACATGGACAACATGTCCGAGGGCGTCCAGAGCTCGCTGCGCGAGGTGCTCAAGGCCGGGCTGCTCGGCGGCGCGCTCGCCATCGTCCTGCTCTACCTCTTCCTCCGGCGGCTCGCGACCACCCTGATCGTCGCCCTCGCCGTGCCACTGTCGCTCCTCATCACGCTGAGCTTCATGTATTTCCTGGGGCTCTCGCTGAACATCCTCTCGATGATGGGTCTCATGCTCGCCGTGGGAATGCTCGTGGACAACGCGGTCGTGGTGACCGAGAGCATCCACCGCCACCAGATCATGCACGAGCAGCCGCGGAAGGCGATCCTCCGGGGCGTCAACGAGGTCTCCCTCGCCATCACCGCGGGAACGGCGACGACGGCGATCGTCTTCCTCCCCAACATCGTCTCCGACAACAACGACATCGCCATCTATCTCAAGCACATCGCCTTCTCGATCTGCATCGCGCTGGGCGTGTCGCTCATTCTCGCCCAGACGATCGTGCCGCTCCTCGCGTCCCGGCTGAAGCCGCCGGCGGGCAGACCGAAACGGACGGTGATCGACGGCCTGATCGACCGGTACCACCGCGTCCTCGGCTGGTCGCTCGACCACCACAAGGCGAGCGTCGGCATCATCCTTCTCGTGCTGGTGAGCGTCGCCGCGCCGATGGCCCTCGTGAAGAACGAGTTCTTCGCCGACCCGGAAGACCGCCGCCTCCGTCTGCGGTACAACATCAACGACAGCTACACGGTCGAGAAGGTCGAGGCCGCCGTCGACGTCTACGAGGAATACCTCTTCGACCACGAGGACGAGTTCGAGATCGAATCGATCTACTCCTACTACCAGGGCAACTACGCGATGTCCACGATCAACCTCCGGAAGGGGGACGCGGCCAGGAAATCGATCGAGGAGATCAAGGAGGCGATCCGGGACAGCCTGCCGAAGATGGCGATCGCCAATCCCTCCTTCGAGCGGATGGACGAGGGACGCGGAAACACGGTCCGCCTCCAGCTCACCGGCAAATCCAGCGAGCAGCTCGTGGAGATCTCCCGCGACATCGCCTGGACGCTCTCGCAGGTAACCGGCTTCTCGGACGTCCGCTCCGACGCCGAGACGGGCGAGCGCGAGGTGCAGGTGGTCGTCGACCGCGACCGCGCGCGGCAGTACGGCGTCTCGGCGCGGGAGGTCGCGACGGTCGTCTCGGCGGCGATGCGCGGCATCAACCTGCGGCGCTTCCGGAACGAGACCGGCGAGGTCGAGATGCGGCTGATGTTCCAGGACACCGACCGCCAGTCGCTCGACCAGCTCCGCAACGTGCCGATGATCCTCGAGAACGGACAGCCGATCTCGATCGGCACGCTGGCCGATTTCCGGCTCGCGCGCGGCCCGCGGACGATCTACCGCGAGAACCGCACGACGTCGCTCGGCGTCACCGCCCACGTCGACGGGATCACGACGGGGGACGCCCGGGATCTCGTCCGGCAAATCATGGGCAACTACACCCTCCCCTCCGGATACACGTGGAATTTCGGCGAGCAGTTCGACTACGAGCGGGAGGCGATGAACACGATGCTCGTCAACATGCTCCTCGCACTCGCCCTGATCTATTTCGTGATGGCGGCCCTCTTCGAGTCGCTGCTCTTTCCCGCCGCCATCTGGACGCAGATCATCTTCGCCGTGATCGGCGTCTACTGGTTCTTCCTCATCACCGGCACCGTGATGTCGCTGATGGGCATGATCGGGATACTCATCCTGATCGGCGTCGTCGTGAACAACGGGATCGTTCTCGTCGATCACATCAACCGGCTCCGCGCGTCGGGGCTGCCCCGGAACGAGGCGATCCTCCAGGCGGGACGCGACCGGCTCCGGCCGATCCTCATGACGGCCGGCACCACCGTACTCAGCCTCGTCCCCCTCTGCGTGGTGCGCACGCAGATCGGCGGGGACGGACCGCCATATTTTCCGATGGCCCGCGCGATCGTCGGTGGACTGACCTTCTCGACGGCGATCACCCTGCTGATCCTGCCGACGATCTACGTCCTGCTCGACGACCTGCGCGACTGGTCGGAGCGGGTCCGTTCGATGGCGCGGTGA